One Betaproteobacteria bacterium DNA window includes the following coding sequences:
- a CDS encoding MBL fold metallo-hydrolase, whose protein sequence is MKVTIVPVTPFQQNCSVLVCEETNRAAIVDPGGDIDGKILKAVEQTGATVEKILLTHAHIDHCGGTPELAQRLGVPVEGPHRDDKFWIDLLPQQAMMFGFRPVAPFTPQRWLADGDTVRFGNVEMEVRHVPGHTPGHIVFYSAADRLAITGDVLFAGSIGRTDFPRGDFDTLIRSIKAQLWPLGDDVTFLPGHGPTSTFGKERRTNPFVAD, encoded by the coding sequence ATGAAAGTCACCATCGTCCCCGTCACGCCCTTTCAGCAGAACTGTTCGGTGCTCGTCTGCGAGGAAACGAATCGCGCTGCCATCGTCGATCCCGGCGGGGACATCGACGGCAAGATCCTGAAGGCGGTCGAGCAGACGGGTGCGACGGTCGAGAAGATCCTGCTCACGCACGCGCACATCGACCACTGCGGGGGCACACCTGAACTCGCGCAGCGTCTCGGGGTGCCGGTGGAAGGCCCGCACCGCGACGACAAGTTCTGGATCGACCTGCTGCCGCAGCAGGCCATGATGTTCGGATTTCGTCCCGTCGCGCCCTTCACGCCGCAGCGCTGGCTCGCGGACGGCGACACGGTGCGCTTCGGCAACGTCGAGATGGAGGTGCGCCACGTACCCGGCCACACGCCGGGACACATCGTGTTCTACTCGGCGGCGGACAGGCTCGCCATCACCGGCGACGTGCTCTTCGCAGGCTCGATCGGTCGCACCGATTTTCCGCGCGGCGATTTCGACACGCTGATACGCTCGATCAAGGCGCAGCTCTGGCCGCTGGGCGACGACGTCACGTTCCTGCCCGGGCACGGACCGACTTCCACCTTCGGCAAGGAGCGTCGAACCAATCCCTTCGTCGCCGACTAG
- a CDS encoding CBS domain-containing protein — protein sequence MPQRPVSQVIEQQEVVAVARTATVMEAVHLMKARHIGALMVVESDRLVGILSERDVVFRVVAEERDAKATVVADVMTANPETILPEKPFAHALHIMYEGGFRHVPVVDGNGRAVGMVSARDALDLEEHEFEEALKQREHIRVIL from the coding sequence ATGCCGCAACGACCCGTCAGCCAGGTCATCGAACAGCAGGAGGTCGTCGCGGTCGCCCGTACGGCCACCGTGATGGAAGCAGTGCACCTCATGAAGGCGCGGCATATCGGCGCACTGATGGTGGTCGAGTCCGACCGCCTGGTCGGCATTCTGAGCGAGCGCGACGTGGTGTTCCGGGTGGTCGCGGAAGAGCGCGATGCGAAGGCGACGGTCGTTGCCGACGTGATGACCGCCAACCCGGAGACGATCCTGCCGGAGAAGCCGTTCGCCCATGCCCTGCACATCATGTACGAAGGCGGCTTCCGTCACGTGCCCGTGGTCGACGGGAACGGTCGCGCGGTCGGCATGGTGTCGGCGCGCGACGCGCTCGATCTGGAAGAGCACGAGTTCGAAGAGGCCTTGAAGCAGCGCGAGCACATTCGCGTCATTCTTTAA